One window of the Zygotorulaspora mrakii chromosome 6, complete sequence genome contains the following:
- the GAL1 gene encoding galactokinase (similar to Saccharomyces cerevisiae GAL1 (YBR020W) and GAL3 (YDR009W); ancestral locus Anc_3.219) codes for MSVPVLKVSSSSGLSQASIDKCLSIESKFAKAFGAKPDFISRSPGRVNLIGEHIDYCDFSVLPMAIDVDMLCAVKVVKSSGKISLSNDDSRFGNRDIELPKDGSFVAIDPSVSDWSNYFKCGLHVAHSYLKQVAPDRFEKAPLTGLEVFCQGNVPTGGGLSSSAAFICATALAVVRANMGAGYSMSQQDLTKITVVAEHYLGVNNGGMDQAASVCGKDDHALYVEFKPELKATAFKFPKLKSHEIKFVIANTLVVANKYETAPTNYNLRVVEVTIAANVLAAKYGVSLKNPHKISGDEDTAKGNLRDFMNAYFAKYQNATAPWDGGIDTGIEYLTAMLKLVEETLGSKPEGFTVHEAATALNISDEEFAREYLSIFPVRFDTLKLYQRAKHVYSEALRVLRALRLMTSSTQFSSDDEFFEQFGALMNESQESCDKLYNCSCPETDQICTIALANGAFGSRLTGAGFGGSTVSLVHGSDVEKVKKALIDKFYKVKYPNITKEQLDEAIIVSKPTAGSCLYEL; via the coding sequence ATGTCTGTTCCAGTATTAAAAGTATCATCAAGCTCTGGACTATCGCAAGCTAGCATAGACAAATGCTTGTCGATTGAGAGCAAATTTGCCAAAGCGTTTGGTGCCAAGCCTGACTTCATCTCTCGCTCTCCCGGTAGAGTCAACCTGATCGGTGAACACATCGATTACTGTGACTTTTCAGTGTTGCCAATGGCCATTGACGTGGACATGCTGTGTGCTGTCAAGGTGGTGAAGAGCTCCGGTAAGATTTCTCTTTCGAATGACGACTCCAGGTTCGGCAACAGGGACATTGAGTTGCCCAAAGACGGCTCTTTCGTTGCAATTGACCCTTCGGTGTCTGACTGGTCCAACTACTTCAAATGTGGTTTACATGTCGCACACTCGTATTTGAAACAGGTCGCGCCTGATAGATTCGAAAAGGCTCCTTTGACAGGGTTGGAGGTCTTCTGCCAAGGTAACGTGCCAACAGGTGGTGGTCTATCCTCTTCTGCCGCCTTTATTTGTGCCACAGCGTTGGCAGTCGTCAGAGCAAACATGGGTGCCGGCTACAGTATGTCTCAACAAGATCTAACAAAGATTACTGTTGTCGCTGAGCATTATCTTGGTGTCAACAACGGTGGTATGGATCAAGCAGCTTCTGTCTGCGGTAAGGATGACCATGCCTTGTATGTTGAGTTCAAGCCGGAATTGAAGGCTACTGCGTTCAAATTCCCAAAATTGAAGTCGCATGAGATCAAATTTGTTATTGCTAATACCTTGGTGGTTGCCAATAAGTACGAAACTGCCCCAACAAACTACAATTTGAGAGTTGTTGAAGTCACCATTGCTGCAAATGTTTTGGCAGCAAAGTACGGCGTTTCCCTGAAGAACCCTCACAAGATTTCCGGAGACGAAGACACTGCTAAAGGTAACTTGAGAGATTTCATGAATGCTTATTTTGCCAAGTACCAAAATGCCACAGCTCCTTGGGACGGTGGTATCGATACTGGTATCGAATACTTGACAgcaatgttgaaattggtCGAAGAGACTTTGGGATCAAAGCCTGAAGGTTTCACTGTTCATGAAGCCGCAACTGCTCTAAACATTTCTGATGAAGAGTTTGCCAGGGAATACTTATCAATCTTCCCTGTGAGATTTGATACTTTGAAACTTTACCAAAGAGCAAAACACGTTTACTCTGAAGCTTTGAGAGTGCTAAGAGCGTTGAGACTAATGACCAGTTCAACTCAATTCAGTTCTGACGATGAGttctttgaacaatttgGTGCTTTAATGAATGAATCACAAGAATCCTGTGACAAGTTGTACAACTGTTCTTGTCCAGAGACTGATCAAATCTGTACTATTGCTCTAGCAAATGGCGCTTTTGGTTCAAGACTTACTGGTGCCGGTTTCGGTGGTAGTACCGTGAGTCTTGTCCACGGTAGTGATGTTGAGAAGGTTAAAAAAGCATTGATCGAcaaattttacaaagttAAATATCCAAACATCACCAAGGAACAACTAGATGAAGCAATTATTGTTTCTAAACCAACAGCAGGAAGTTGCCTGTACGAATTATGA
- the GAL7 gene encoding UDP-glucose:hexose-1-phosphate uridylyltransferase (similar to Saccharomyces cerevisiae GAL7 (YBR018C); ancestral locus Anc_3.217) has protein sequence MTAEAFDFDDHSHRRYNPLTDSWVLVSPHRAKRPWLGQQEAPTKNDAPEYDEKCYLCPGNKRATGGVNPVYENTYIFQNDFAAVKLDQPSLPKSTGNSLKERLCKAESVRGNCFVICFSPKHNLTIPQMTVPELVKVVEAWQTLYTNLAKDAVTEGKPYKYLQIFENKGTAMGCSNLHPHGQAWCLEAIPSEVSKELKSFKKYKSQYGTDLLGDYVALELEERSRLVLENDTFIVVVPYWAVWPFETMIVSKKKIASVDKFNDAQKKDLASIMKGLTTKYDNLFETSFPYSMGLHQAPLNAVGEELDNSWYHMHFYPPLLRSATVRKFLVGFELLGEPQRDLTAEQAADRLRKLDGEVHYLEKL, from the coding sequence atgactGCTGAAGCTTTTGACTTTGATGACCACTCCCATAGACGTTACAACCCATTGACAGACTCGTGGGTGCTTGTTTCTCCTCACAGAGCTAAGAGACCTTGGTTAGGTCAACAAGAAGCACCAACTAAGAATGATGCACCTGAATATGACGAAAAATGTTACTTGTGTCCTGGTAACAAAAGAGCTACTGGGGGAGTCAATCCAGTGTATGAGAATACATATATTTTCCAGAACGATTTTGCAGCTGTCAAGTTGGATCAACCATCGCTTCCTAAGAGCACTGGGAACTCGTTGAAGGAGAGATTGTGTAAAGCGGAATCAGTCAGAGGTAACTGTTTTGTTATCTGTTTCAGTCCAAAGCACAACTTGACAATTCCTCAAATGACGGTTCCAGAGTTGGTAAAAGTTGTTGAAGCATGGCAAACTTTATACACAAATCTAGCTAAAGACGCTGTGACGGAAGGTAAACCATACAAGTACCTGCAAATTTTCGAAAACAAAGGTACTGCTATGGGATGTTCAAATTTGCATCCACATGGACAAGCTTGGTGTTTGGAGGCCATTCCAAGTGAAGTTTCTAAAGAATTAAAGTCTTTTAAGAAGTACAAATCCCAGTACGGTACTGATCTATTGGGTGATTATGTTGCTTTGGAACTGGAAGAAAGATCTCGTTTGGTCCTTGAGAATGATACCTTTATAGTCGTTGTTCCTTATTGGGCTGTCTGGCCTTTTGAGACAATGATTGTttccaagaagaagattgCGTCCgttgataaattcaatgatgctcaaaagaaagatttagCCTCAATTATGAAGGGGCTAACTACCAAATATGATAACCTTTTCGAAACAAGTTTCCCTTACTCTATGGGTTTGCACCAAGCTCCATTGAATGCTGTTGGTGAGGAACTTGACAACAGTTGGTATCACATGCATTTCTATCCACCATTGTTACGTTCTGCCACAGTCAGAAAGTTCCTGGTCGGTTTCGAGCTATTGGGTGAACCTCAAAGAGATTTGACCGCTGAACAAGCAGCTGACAGATTGAGAAAGCTAGATGGCGAAGTTCACTATCTGGAAAAGCTTTAG
- the EST3 gene encoding telomerase subunit EST3 (ribosomal frameshifting): MPRVRLPSSSEQRDAILLQSWLYSRLRMASPKISDTMMPTYSFIPSLSVEDMRNPQLSSAVLCTPCHFVKITKFYRVHNYRVFASVRDNTHQILVVFTPKCVSNFERRYHSRITSHVVNSLIIVGDCSLHYWPPSKIQDNFDIGHNNCAFSEAREANKSLPILIINQMGRFEMDQVEPLALCPFVYGKL, translated from the exons ATGCCCAGAGTAAGACTACCTTCAAGTTCAGAACAGAGAGACGCGATACTCCTACAATCTTGGCTATACTCGCGATTGAGAATGGCAAGTCCCAAGATATCTGATACAATGATGCCAACATACAGTTTTATACCTTCTTTATCGGTGGAAGATATGAGAAATCCTCAGCTGTCTTCAGCTGTCCTTTGCACACCTTGTCACTTTGTAAAGATTACGAAATTTTATCGTGTACACAATTATAGAGTTTTCGCGTCAGTACGAGATAATACCCATCAGATACTT GTTGTCTTTACGCCCAAATGCGTTTCTAACTTTGAAAGGAGATATCATTCCAGAATAACTTCGCATGTTGTCAATTCTTTAATTATAGTAGGGGATTGTAGCTTACACTACTGGCCACCGAGCAAGATTCAGGACAACTTTGATATTGGTCACAACAATTGCGCCTTTTCGGAGGCAAGAGAGGCAAACAAATCACTACCAATTTTGATCATAAATCAAATGGGTAGATTCGAAATGGATCAAGTCGAACCCCTCGCACTATGCCCGTTTGTGTACGGCAAACTGTGA
- the APM1 gene encoding Apm1p (similar to Saccharomyces cerevisiae APM1 (YPL259C); ancestral locus Anc_7.127) has product MASGVYFCDIKGKPILSRRYRDDISISAIDNFAPLLFELEEESSVIPPCLSHRDVQYMFIQHEDLYVVAISTSLQTNAAQIFTFLHKLVAVLGDYLKTVEEESVRDNFVIIYELLDEMMDYGIPQITETKMLKQYITQKSFKLVKAVKKVKAVARPPTTLTNSVSWRAEGITYKKNEAFLDMVESVNMLMTHQGQVLRSEIIGQVKVKSRLSGMPDLKLGINDRGIFSKITSDVVNDGEPSSITSGKKKLNVELEDLKFHQCVRLSKFENEKIITFIPPDGDFELMSYRLTTPVKPLIWCDVNVQVHSQSRIEIHCRAKAQIKKKTIANNVEILIPVPDDADTPSFKYSHGSIKWVPEKSAILWKIRSFSGGKEYSMAAQMGLPSISGNEKPKFKRPVQVKFQIPYFTTSGINVRYLKITEPKLQYKSYPWVRYITQSGDDYTIRLN; this is encoded by the coding sequence ATGGCATCTGGCGTGTATTTCTGTGATATAAAGGGTAAGCCGATCTTATCCCGAAGATATAGGGATGACATTTCGATTTCAGCCATTGATAATTTTGCTCCATTGTTATTTGAACTGGAAGAAGAGTCGAGCGTCATACCACCATGCTTGAGCCATAGAGATGTTCAATACATGTTTATTCAGCATGAGGATCTATATGTCGTTGCAATATCCACTTCTTTGCAAACCAACGCAgctcaaatttttactTTCCTGCACAAACTGGTAGCAGTACTTGGTGACTACCTTAaaactgttgaagaagaatccGTTCGTGATAATTTTGTTATAATTTATGAATTGTTGGATGAAATGATGGATTATGGGATTCCTCAAATCACGGAAACAAAGATGTTGAAGCAATACATTACTCAAAAATCCTTCAAGTTAGTGAAGGCTGTCAAGAAAGTGAAGGCCGTTGCGAGACCACCCACAACTTTGACCAATTCCGTCAGCTGGAGAGCGGAAGGTATCACATATAAGAAGAATGAAGCATTTTTAGATATGGTAGAGTCTGTCAATATGCTGATGACTCACCAGGGCCAAGTATTGAGGTCTGAAATAATTGGTCAAGTAAAAGTTAAATCTCGTCTTTCAGGAATGCCAGATCTCAAATTGGGCATAAACGATCGGGGaattttctccaaaattACAAGTGATGTTGTAAATGATGGCGAACCCTCTTCAATAACATCGGGTAAGAAAAAGCTAAATGTTGAATTGGAAGAtctaaaatttcatcaatgtGTAAGATTAAGCAAGTTTGAGAACGAAAAAATTATAACATTTATTCCTCCAGACGGTGATTTTGAGTTAATGAGTTATAGATTAACCACACCCGTCAAACCTTTAATCTGGTGTGACGTTAATGTGCAGGTTCACTCCCAATCAAGAATAGAAATACACTGTCGAGCTAAAGCtcaaataaagaagaaaaccATAGCAAacaatgttgaaatattgaTACCTGTACCTGATGATGCCGACACACCGTCATTCAAATATTCTCACGGTTCCATCAAGTGGGTACCTGAAAAAAGTGCAATACTGTGGAAGATAAGAAGTTTTTCAGGTGGTAAGGAATATTCAATGGCAGCTCAAATGGGACTACCTTCAATTAGTGGTAATGAGAAGCcgaaattcaaaagaccTGTGCAAGttaaatttcaaataccTTATTTCACTACGTCCGGCATTAACGTGCGCTATTTGAAGATTACTGAACCGAAACTGCAATATAAGAGTTATCCTTGGGTTAGATATATCACTCAGAGTGGAGATGATTATACGATTAGGTTGAACTGA
- the DOT5 gene encoding thioredoxin peroxidase DOT5 (similar to Saccharomyces cerevisiae DOT5 (YIL010W); ancestral locus Anc_7.126) produces the protein MSELRRSARVASNKRGSPADEPASHQTKKSKTTSVAPDGEKKVDKIAEAKMEDAEPETKEENAEPKMKPRSSPSESKSKELIEGDEIPDLTLQNQDGGEISLKKLAEENRIIIIFAYPKASTPGCTRQACGFRDNYEDLKEHAAVFGLSTDNPKSQKNFQTKQKLPFGLLCDPKRLLIGSLGAKKTPQAGTIRSHWIFVDGKLKSKNIKVSPEFSVEEGKKQILELAKELE, from the coding sequence ATGTCTGAACTTCGCCGCTCCGCAAGGGTTGCTTCCAATAAAAGAGGTTCCCCTGCAGATGAACCTGCTTCCCATCAAACCAAGAAATCGAAAACTACCAGTGTTGCTCCTGATGGGGAAAAGAAGGTAGATAAAATTGCTGAAGCAAAAATGGAGGATGCTGAGCCTGAAACGAAAGAAGAGAACGCTGAGCCTAAAATGAAACCAAGAAGCTCGCCTTCCGAGAGCAAAAGTAAGGAATTGATTGAAGGTGACGAGATTCCTGATCTGACTCTGCAAAATCAGGATGGTGGTGAGATATCTTTAAAAAAACTTGCCGAAGAGAACAGaattatcatcatttttgctTACCCAAAGGCAAGCACTCCCGGTTGTACACGACAAGCTTGCGGCTTTCGCGATAACTACGAAGATTTGAAGGAGCATGCCGCAGTGTTTGGTTTGTCTACAGACAACCCaaaatctcaaaaaaactttcaaactAAGCAAAAATTACCATTTGGGTTGCTGTGTGATCCTAAAAGACTTTTAATCGGCAGTCTTGGAGCAAAAAAGACCCCGCAAGCTGGTACAATAAGGTCGCATTGGATTTTTGTAGACGGTAAGTTGAAATCTAAGAACATTAAAGTGTCTCCTGAGTTCAGTGTTGAAGAAGGTAAAAAACAGATCCTTGAATTAGCTAAGGAACTTGAGTAG
- the CUB1 gene encoding Cub1p (similar to Saccharomyces cerevisiae YPL260W; ancestral locus Anc_7.125) translates to MVTPLAESWSNPNQHPQEVPQEEEDILQYLLGVRNRLGQLKQNRRQYLNSKDVQETYQEVLTKVRKLDEIRKNSHKSPSNSATTLIHSNELHNRVDSVLDDVFQLLSLCFLTVGLKNSAPATYASLSTVQSLLEHLNESNVFTQHDLRPIKERLTEISKIVEQSSYSSVTNEINDSLPESDRKFYEELNKNKIEQDLLLRAKLKHCLDEYNSTESKVEEIDPSLTSIMEKLFEIRRGLLSLAASSKGAGVNSLSQEKELEEKNLVPQEIVNAKLAQLTKDLTELESHRDENGKFISLETNEVEQKGQSVLNGLLDNCHDLINDLSHQKNGGIELDAKLQPIYEKLIDIKTSLENLLVTRRWTLRETDLFTFQKQLGEIDNLRVNGKFPTESGDSKGQSILLYLLRRSYAIIYKLLESSEPVSESLQPIHNQLSTVRRCLLELKRMGGVNNGRELYPYQMKLASLDNLRTDGKFYDIDGNIPEGQGTLNALLAECFDILHEMKIEAQERAESESAEHSEANQDDDQDDANDNSAETEDTNAEQQPVAKYLDGHNQYSDEEEDDEADDESENSYVDEDTDNEALTPREQ, encoded by the coding sequence ATGGTCACACCGCTTGCTGAATCATGGTCAAATCCGAATCAGCATCCGCAAGAGGTCCCGCAGGAGGAGGAAGATATTCTTCAGTATTTACTGGGCGTGAGAAACAGACTCGGACAGTTGAAGCAGAATAGGAGACAATATTTGAACTCTAAGGACGTGCAAGAGACTTATCAAGAAGTACTGACGAAAGTGAGGAAATTAGATGAGATTAGAAAAAATAGTCACAAAAGTCCCTCGAACAGTGCGACAACCTTGATCCATAGTAATGAACTTCACAACAGGGTCGACTCAGTTCTTGACGATGTCTTCCAGTTGCTGTCCCTTTGTTTCCTAACGGTtggtttgaaaaatagtGCGCCAGCAACATATGCCTCACTGTCAACTGTTCAAAGTCTACTAGAACACTTGAATGAATCGAACGTTTTTACTCAGCATGATTTAAGACCTATCAAAGAGAGACTGACTGAAATATCGAAAATTGTCGAGCAAAGCTCTTACAGTAGCGTTACAAATGAGATCAATGACAGTTTACCTGAGAGTGATCGTAAATTCTATGAAGAGttaaataaaaacaaaatcgAACAAGATTTACTATTACGTGCTAAATTGAAGCATTGTTTGGATGAATATAACAGCACCGAAAGtaaagttgaagaaatagACCCTAGTCTTACAAGCATTATGGAAAAACTATTCGAAATTAGGAGAGGTTTGTTGTCTTTAGctgcttcttcaaaaggagCTGGTGTCAACTCTTTGTCTCAAGAAAAGGAGctagaagagaaaaatttggtCCCACAGGAAATTGTGAATGCGAAATTGGCTCAATTAACTAAAGATCTGACTGAATTGGAATCTCACCGTGATGAGAACGGAAAGTTTATATCTTTAGAGACGAACGaagttgaacaaaaagGGCAAAGTGTATTGAATGGTTTGCTAGATAATTGCCATGACTTGATTAATGATTTATCGCATCAAAAGAATGGGGGTATCGAACTGGATGCCAAATTGCAACCaatttatgaaaaattaattgATATTAAGACAAGTTTGGAGAATCTATTAGTTACAAGAAGATGGACATTACGAGAAACAGACCTGTTCACTTTTCAGAAGCAGTTGGGTGAAATCGACAACCTAAGGGTTAATGGTAAATTTCCAACTGAGAGCGGTGACTCAAAAGGTCAATCTATTTTACTTTATCTATTGCGTAGAAGTTACGCAATAATTTATAAGTTGTTAGAAAGTTCGGAACCTGTATCAGAATCTTTACAGCCTATCCATAATCAATTATCCACTGTGCGCCGTTGTTTGttagaattgaaaagaatgggAGGTGTCAACAATGGCAGAGAATTGTATCCATATCAAATGAAGTTGGCTTCACTTGACAACTTGAGAACTGATGGTAAATTTTACGATATAGATGGAAATATCCCTGAGGGCCAGGGCACCCTTAATGCGTTACTCGCAGAATGCTTTGATATTCTTcatgaaatgaaaattgaagCCCAAGAGCGTGCTGAGTCAGAGTCAGCCGAGCATTCAGAAGCGAACCAAGATGATGATCAGGATGACGCTAATGATAATAGCGCGGAAACTGAAGATACTAATGCTGAGCAACAACCAGTAGCAAAGTACTTAGATGGTCACAACCAGTAttcagatgaagaagaagatgatgaggcagatgatgaaagtgaGAATAGCTATGTAGATGAGGATACAGACAATGAAGCTTTGACTCCTCGTGAACaatga
- a CDS encoding gag protein (similar to Saccharomyces cerevisiae SLG1 (YOR008C); ancestral locus Anc_7.124) has translation MVSVRVINCNSNFRVLLSLLIIIGLLISQVNGYSELGCFGSLPSSFTLRNTYEYQTSSYCSGQCNGYQYFALSQHNQCYCGNDDPTSEATSDSCNASCFGYPREMCGGDDSFSVYTSDDVSSGSSSSSGSATSSDSSTPSSSTTSSQSSTQPSSSALPPSSASSSSTPPPSSSSSPTSSPPPSSSSSSPPSSSTEVPRTTTQETSSSPPISVAYSTSTNTESGSVVYVTNTITQSATASQSSTNNLNDANNRNDPGGHRKKANIGAIVGGVVGGVGGAAVIAAIVLLIIRHLNKRREQERMEKEYQEAIKPVEYADKPMHGASSSLSINNEHSSGSFDDERKNAPANNPFDDSRRISNGTVAMNFNAPVNQKILTVVNPDED, from the coding sequence ATGGTATCTGTTCGCGTTATTAATTGTAACTCCAATTTCAGAGTACTTCTCTCGCTGCTGATAATAATAGGGCTCCTTATATCTCAGGTTAACGGATATAGTGAACTAGGTTGTTTCGGCTCGCTACCTTCGAGTTTTACATTAAGGAACACTTATGAGTACCAAACGAGTTCATACTGCAGTGGTCAATGTAATGGCTATCAATACTTTGCACTGAGCCAGCACAACCAATGCTACTGTGGAAATGATGACCCCACATCAGAAGCTACTTCAGATTCCTGTAATGCATCCTGTTTTGGTTACCCAAGGGAAATGTGCGGTGGCGACGACTCCTTTTCAGTTTACACGTCTGACGACGTTTCCTCGGGATCTTCATCCAGTTCAGGCTCTGCAACATCATCAGACTCTTCCACGCCTTCCAGTTCGACGACATCTTCACAATCTTCGACGCAACCATCCTCTTCAGCCCTCCCTCCCTCTTctgcatcatcatcatcaacgCCACCACCATCATCCTCATCGTCACCAACATCATCACCGCCAccatcgtcatcttcttcctcaccaccttcttcttcaactgaAGTTCCAAGGACCACGACACAGGAAACATCTTCTTCTCCCCCAATATCTGTGGCGTACTCAACTTCAACGAATACTGAAAGTGGATCCGTGGTCTACGTCACAAACACAATAACTCAAAGTGCTACCGCGTCTCAGAGTAGTACAAATAATCTAAACGATGCGAACAACAGGAATGATCCAGGCGGTCACAGGAAAAAGGCAAATATAGGTGCAATAGTGGGTGGAGTAGTAGGTGGAGTCGGCGGTGCCGCAGTGATTGCAGCCATTGTTTTACTAATAATAAGACATCTGAATAAAAGACGGGAGCAGGAGAGAATGGAAAAAGAGTATCAGGAAGCAATAAAACCTGTGGAGTACGCCGACAAGCCAATGCATGGCGCCAGCTCGTCGCTCTCAATAAATAACGAACATTCATCGGGatcttttgatgatgaacGCAAAAATGCACCGGCAAACAATCCATTTGATGATTCAAGGAGAATCAGCAACGGCACTGTCGCAATGAATTTCAACGCTCCtgtaaatcaaaaaatacttACCGTGGTCAATCCCGATGAAGATTGA
- the EGH1 gene encoding hydrolase (similar to Saccharomyces cerevisiae YIR007W; ancestral locus Anc_7.172): MLPRIVISSNSEFTDEDGNTIVLRGVNFDPVVKIPSSPYEPTYQAIDDLKQHLQKTSDVSFIGHPISLKDVAEHITRLKSLGYNCIRVPFTWESIEHRGPGEYDYDYMDYLIELFLKIQEIGGMYIYLDPHQDVWSRFCGGSGAPLWTLYCAGFNPMYFRETEASILHNYYDNVENPSSYPKMLWPTNYYRLACQTMFTLFFAGNEFAPKCCLNGVNIQDYLQDKFIECVMTFCARIKQKTPQLFEQNCIIGLESINEPNRGFLGDKNLGVISTERNLKRGTTPTGFQSFVLGEGFATLVDEYDITIFGPAKKGTKQVEPEGKSCWLSQNDRDEIDSLYGWNRDANWIAGQCIWRLHGVWEISSKDGSPTLIKSDYFAFTKDGKNRELNHEYFINHHFIDYYRKYYERFRAIDNNLLIFLQPPVFQPPPKLKDSELLDGRTVYACHFYDGLSLMFKTWNRKFNVDTLGIVRGRYLNPVFSVVLGEQKIRKCLRRQLKEMKEEVKSALDIPVFFTEIGMPFDMDDKKAYENKDYSSQISALDALQYALEGENISYSLWCYCSKNSHRWGDQWNNEDFSIWSSDDKTHDHVKDIYAPDTDVSKFIPLISNTEIESQPCVSKDLLDLNGFRALEAILRPFPVKIHGKFVNSEFDLISKTYTLEIGAKSDSDLKPDSATHIFLPRIHFPLKDVAIRSSSGRFSFDSEYQVLKWYHAAGTQNITISLIDDSSSHEISPDCIIS, translated from the coding sequence ATGTTGCCCAGAATTGTCATTTCCTCAAACAGTGAGTTTACTGATGAGGACGGAAACACAATTGTGTTACGAGGGGTTAATTTCGATCCTGTTGTCAAGATACCGTCATCCCCTTACGAACCAACTTATCAAGCGATCGATGATTTAAAGCAGCACTTGCAGAAAACTTCGGATGTGAGTTTCATTGGTCACCcaatttctttaaaagATGTCGCTGAACATATCACGAGATTGAAATCCTTAGGTTACAACTGTATAAGAGTGCCTTTTACGTGGGAGTCCATTGAACACAGAGGGCCAGGCGAATACGACTATGATTATATGGATTATCTAATCGAgctctttttgaagatccAAGAAATCGGTGGTATGTACATTTATTTGGATCCACATCAGGATGTCTGGTCAAGATTCTGTGGAGGTTCTGGTGCACCTTTATGGACGCTATATTGCGCTGGGTTCAATCCGATGTATTTCAGAGAAACGGAGGCTTCCATTCTGCACAATTATTATGATAATGTTGAAAACCCAAGTAGTTATCCAAAGATGTTATGGCCAACCAATTATTATAGGTTAGCTTGTCAAACAATGTTCACGTTATTTTTTGCTGGGAACGAGTTCGCCCCAAAATGTTGTCTGAATGGAGTCAACATTCAAGACTATTTACAGGACAAATTCATCGAATGCGTCATGACGTTTTGCGCAAGAATTAAACAGAAAACCCCACAATTATTTGAACAGAACTGTATTATTGGTTTAGAGAGCATAAACGAACCTAATAGAGGGTTTCTTGGTGACAAGAACTTGGGAGTTATATCTACAGAGAGAAATCTGAAGCGTGGAACAACGCCGACAGGTTTTCAATCTTTCGTACTAGGTGAAGGCTTTGCAACGCTAGTTGATGAATATGACATAACAATATTTGGCCCTGCTAAAAAGGGAACGAAGCAGGTGGAACCTGAGGGGAAAAGCTGCTGGTTGAGCCAGAATGATAGAGATGAGATAGACAGTCTTTACGGTTGGAATAGAGATGCCAACTGGATTGCCGGACAGTGTATTTGGAGATTGCATGGGGTATGGGAGATTTCCTCGAAGGATGGCTCTCCAACACTCATCAAAAGCGACTATTTTGCTTTTACCAAAGACGGAAAAAATCGGGAACTGAACCAtgaatatttcatcaatcaTCATTTTATTGATTACTACAGAAAATATTATGAAAGGTTTAGAGCGATAGATAACaatttattgatatttttgcaaCCACCTGTCTTTCAACCCCCACCGAAACTTAAAGATTCCGAGTTATTGGACGGGAGAACAGTTTACGCTTGTCACTTTTATGATGGATTGTCACTGATGTTCAAAACATGGAACAGAAAATTCAACGTTGACACTCTAGGTATTGTACGCGGCAGATACTTGAACCCAGTGTTTAGTGTTGTATTAGGTGAACAGAAAATTCGTAAGTGTTTGAGAAGacaattgaaagagatgaaagaagaagtcaaAAGTGCTCTCGATATTCCCGTTTTCTTTACTGAAATTGGTATGCCATTTGACATGGATGACAAAAAAGCATACGAAAACAAGGATTACTCATCACAAATCTCGGCTTTGGATGCCTTACAATACGCCTTGGAGGgagaaaatatttcttaCAGCCTATGGTGCTACTGTTCTAAAAACTCTCATCGATGGGGGGATCAGTGGAACaatgaagatttttcaatatggTCTTCTGATGACAAAACTCATGATCACGTTAAAGATATTTATGCTCCAGATACAGATGTTTCGAAGTTTATTCctttaatttcaaatacagAAATAGAATCGCAACCATGCGTTAGTAAGGATTTGCTAGATCTTAATGGATTTCGTGCCCTAGAGGCTATATTAAGGCCATTTCCAGTCAAGATTCACGgaaaatttgtaaattcGGAATTTGActtaatttcaaaaacttaCACTTTGGAAATTGGCGCTAAATCAGATTCTGATCTTAAGCCGGACTCTGCTACAcacatttttttgcctAGAATTCATTTCCCATTAAAAGACGTCGCTATTCGGTCATCATCTGGaagattttcatttgattctGAATACCAGGTCCTGAAATGGTATCACGCCGCAGGTACCCAAAACATCACCATTTCTCTCATAGATGACAGTTCGTCACACGAGATAAGCCCAGATTGTATAATTTCCTGA